From one Thermomicrobiales bacterium genomic stretch:
- the coaE gene encoding dephospho-CoA kinase (Dephospho-CoA kinase (CoaE) performs the final step in coenzyme A biosynthesis.), which produces MRRKHVIGLTGNIATGKSTVVDMLTDLGAEAIDGDRIVHELMGPGSPLANDIRARFGEETVNADGSINRPALGAIVFSDPAKLRDLEALTWPPVVSRKRTAINEPGPDVLILDAIKLFEAGMADDCDEVWVVTAPRERQIERIIARNKVDRVEAERRIDAQPPQEEKVARADLVIDNGGTLEDTRLQVLAAWQRLIAADTAATPG; this is translated from the coding sequence ATGCGCCGCAAGCACGTCATCGGACTGACCGGGAATATCGCCACCGGCAAATCCACTGTTGTCGATATGCTGACCGACCTCGGGGCCGAGGCGATCGACGGGGATCGGATCGTCCACGAGCTGATGGGGCCAGGTTCGCCGCTGGCGAACGATATCCGCGCGCGCTTTGGCGAAGAGACAGTGAACGCGGATGGCAGCATCAACCGGCCAGCGCTCGGCGCGATCGTCTTCTCCGACCCAGCGAAGCTCCGCGATCTGGAGGCGCTCACCTGGCCCCCGGTCGTCTCGCGCAAGCGTACGGCGATCAACGAGCCCGGCCCGGACGTGCTGATCCTCGACGCGATCAAGCTGTTCGAGGCCGGCATGGCCGACGACTGCGACGAAGTCTGGGTCGTCACCGCTCCCCGTGAACGGCAGATCGAACGGATCATCGCGCGGAACAAGGTGGACCGCGTCGAAGCCGAGCGCCGTATCGATGCCCAACCCCCGCAGGAGGAAAAGGTCGCCCGCGCCGATCTCGTCATCGACAACGGCGGCACGCTGGAAGACACCCGTCTCCAGGTTCTCGCTGCCTGGCAGCGGCTCATCGCTGCGGACACCGCCGCCACACCCGGCTGA
- a CDS encoding ABC-F family ATP-binding cassette domain-containing protein, translating to MAASTILTVQGAAKRFGTETIFSGITFQINEREHVALVGTNGAGKSTLLKIVAGIEDATQGELTFQTGLRVAYQAQEASFTADRSLYDEALDAFAHVRAAAARMAEIEQEMTGADGDRLETLFDEYGRLSTEFETHGGYEMEHRTAAVLHGLGFPEEMFDDPVRQLSGGQKTRVALAKALLSDPDLLMLDEPTNHLDLQAIEWLEEFLRGWNRAFIVVSHDRYFLDKVTTRTLDLAFGQLEDYPGGYNRYLKLREERMARRLKEYEEQQEFIARTEEFIRKYKAGQRSKEARGRETRLARLERLARPQEHEKLNLRMRSELRPARIVLTVKPITIGYLPRPEMGETEPDVMVQTTKELQIERGDRVALLGPNGSGKTTALRTLVGEMPPLAGRLELGTNVKIAYYAQGHEGLDQSRTVLETLLYDKPLGEEAARTLLGRFLFSGDDVYKPVSALSGGERSRLALCRLTLERANVLILDEPTNHLDIGAREALEEVLDGYDGTMVFVSHDRYFIDRIANRIWNIEDGDIATYLGNYTDMQRHRAARQDGHGTIAPPAAPVRLTAEPEPEPLAPAEASAQPRASTRQNERTLRDAQKRLNTTEREVGRLEARLNDVSDEMTRAGIDQDMDAVTRLGAEYARLEAQLEAAYAAWSGATAALDAIHSVAAQ from the coding sequence ATGGCAGCCAGCACGATTCTTACCGTCCAGGGCGCGGCCAAGCGCTTCGGCACCGAGACAATCTTCTCCGGCATCACGTTTCAGATCAACGAGCGCGAGCATGTCGCGCTGGTCGGCACCAACGGGGCCGGCAAATCCACCCTGCTCAAGATCGTCGCTGGCATCGAGGACGCGACTCAGGGTGAACTGACGTTTCAGACCGGTCTCCGTGTCGCCTATCAGGCGCAGGAGGCCAGCTTCACCGCCGACCGCAGCCTCTATGACGAGGCGCTCGACGCCTTCGCCCACGTCCGCGCCGCGGCGGCCAGAATGGCCGAGATCGAGCAGGAGATGACCGGAGCCGATGGGGATCGGCTAGAGACTCTCTTCGACGAATATGGGCGGCTCTCGACTGAGTTCGAGACGCACGGCGGCTACGAGATGGAGCACCGCACCGCCGCTGTCCTCCATGGCCTCGGCTTCCCCGAAGAGATGTTCGACGATCCAGTCCGTCAGCTCTCTGGGGGACAGAAGACGCGCGTTGCGCTGGCCAAAGCGCTACTCTCCGACCCGGACCTGCTGATGCTCGACGAGCCGACGAACCACCTCGATCTGCAGGCAATCGAGTGGCTGGAGGAGTTCCTGCGTGGCTGGAACCGGGCCTTCATCGTCGTCTCCCACGACCGCTACTTCCTCGACAAAGTAACAACCCGCACGCTCGACCTGGCTTTCGGCCAGCTGGAGGACTACCCCGGTGGCTACAACCGCTACCTGAAGCTGCGCGAGGAGCGCATGGCGCGGCGACTGAAAGAGTACGAGGAGCAGCAGGAGTTCATCGCCCGAACCGAGGAGTTCATCCGCAAGTACAAAGCGGGGCAGCGCTCGAAGGAGGCACGCGGGCGAGAGACGCGGCTGGCCAGGCTGGAGCGGCTGGCGCGCCCGCAGGAGCACGAGAAGCTGAACCTTCGCATGCGCTCCGAGCTGCGCCCCGCCAGGATCGTACTGACCGTCAAGCCGATCACGATCGGATATCTGCCGCGCCCCGAGATGGGTGAGACCGAGCCGGACGTCATGGTCCAGACGACGAAGGAGCTGCAGATCGAGCGTGGCGACCGGGTGGCGTTGCTCGGGCCGAACGGCTCGGGCAAGACGACGGCGCTCCGGACGCTGGTCGGCGAAATGCCGCCGCTAGCCGGCCGGCTCGAGCTAGGAACGAACGTCAAGATCGCCTACTACGCACAGGGGCACGAGGGCCTCGACCAGTCGCGGACCGTCCTGGAGACGCTGCTGTACGACAAGCCATTGGGTGAAGAGGCCGCGCGGACGCTGCTGGGGCGCTTCTTATTCTCCGGAGACGATGTCTATAAGCCGGTCTCGGCCCTCTCTGGCGGCGAACGCAGCCGGCTGGCGCTGTGCAGGCTAACGCTGGAACGAGCCAACGTCCTGATCCTCGACGAGCCGACCAACCACCTCGACATCGGCGCTCGCGAGGCGCTCGAGGAGGTACTGGACGGCTACGACGGGACGATGGTGTTCGTTTCCCACGACCGGTACTTCATCGATCGGATCGCCAACCGGATCTGGAATATCGAGGATGGCGACATCGCAACCTATCTCGGCAACTACACCGACATGCAGCGGCACCGCGCCGCTCGGCAGGACGGCCACGGGACGATCGCCCCGCCGGCCGCGCCTGTGCGTCTGACCGCCGAGCCTGAGCCAGAACCCCTCGCGCCAGCCGAAGCGTCTGCACAACCTCGCGCCAGCACTCGGCAGAACGAGCGAACACTCCGGGACGCGCAGAAGCGGCTCAACACGACTGAACGCGAGGTCGGCCGACTGGAAGCACGATTGAACGATGTTTCCGACGAGATGACTCGCGCCGGCATCGACCAGGACATGGACGCCGTCACGCGCCTCGGCGCTGAGTATGCACGCCTCGAGGCCCAGCTCGAGGCTGCCTATGCCGCATGGTCCGGCGCCACTGCCGCGCTGGACGCCATCCACTCAGTAGCCGCACAATAG